The following coding sequences are from one Clostridioides difficile ATCC 9689 = DSM 1296 window:
- a CDS encoding transporter substrate-binding domain-containing protein, which produces MKKLKLIIMFALVSALLVTGCSSGNNKNKEEQKVIRVATSGTYYPFAFKDKDKLKGFEVDFWDEFAKRTNCKVEWVLTDFSGLFGLLEADKADAVSAQLTATPEREKKYAFSDAYNYSGTNIIVREDDTSIKSIDDLVGKKVGVGTGAVANEILKEKYPNDEIKIVNYSSATLKGNYQDLEMGRLDAVVAQDVEALIAIKEQKLNLKMIEPPIQFGACSFALQKNEKGEKWTKEINEVIEEMYKDGTLTKISENWLGKDITKEPINE; this is translated from the coding sequence ATGAAAAAACTTAAATTAATTATTATGTTTGCCTTGGTATCAGCACTGTTAGTTACAGGATGTTCATCAGGAAATAATAAAAATAAAGAAGAACAAAAAGTTATAAGAGTTGCAACATCAGGAACATATTACCCTTTTGCTTTTAAAGATAAAGATAAACTTAAAGGGTTTGAAGTAGATTTTTGGGATGAATTTGCTAAACGAACTAATTGTAAAGTTGAATGGGTATTAACTGATTTTAGTGGATTATTTGGATTATTAGAAGCTGATAAAGCAGATGCTGTATCTGCTCAACTTACTGCAACACCTGAAAGAGAGAAAAAATATGCTTTTTCAGATGCTTATAATTATAGTGGAACAAACATTATTGTTAGAGAAGATGATACTAGTATAAAATCAATAGATGATTTAGTTGGCAAGAAAGTAGGTGTGGGTACTGGAGCAGTAGCAAATGAAATATTAAAAGAAAAATACCCAAATGATGAAATAAAAATAGTAAATTATTCAAGTGCGACTCTTAAAGGGAATTATCAAGACCTAGAAATGGGAAGATTAGATGCAGTAGTTGCGCAGGATGTTGAGGCTTTAATAGCTATAAAAGAACAAAAATTAAATCTTAAAATGATAGAACCTCCAATTCAATTTGGTGCCTGTTCTTTTGCGCTTCAAAAAAATGAAAAAGGTGAAAAATGGACAAAAGAAATTAACGAAGTAATTGAAGAGATGTATAAAGATGGGACTTTGACTAAAATATCTGAAAACTGGCTAGGAAAAGACATTACTAAGGAGCCTATTAATGAGTAA
- a CDS encoding 4Fe-4S dicluster domain-containing protein, protein MKSLFKFNKELCTACGACLLACIDQNDNNIDNGELFRHVFTIEEGENIEYFSLACIHCNEPKCLGVCPKNCFKKEEGFVVLDNQNCIGCKLCEKACEYGALIYGNDGKANKCNGCIERYKCGMDSPCVMVCPTGALKFNK, encoded by the coding sequence ATGAAAAGTTTATTTAAATTTAATAAAGAATTATGTACAGCATGTGGAGCATGTTTGCTTGCATGTATAGACCAAAATGATAATAATATAGACAATGGTGAACTTTTTAGACATGTATTTACAATAGAGGAAGGTGAAAATATAGAATATTTTTCATTAGCATGTATACATTGTAATGAGCCAAAATGTTTAGGTGTATGTCCTAAAAATTGTTTTAAAAAAGAAGAAGGATTCGTTGTATTAGACAATCAAAACTGTATAGGGTGTAAACTTTGTGAAAAAGCTTGTGAATATGGAGCCTTAATTTATGGAAATGATGGTAAGGCAAATAAGTGTAATGGTTGTATTGAGAGATATAAGTGTGGTATGGATTCACCTTGTGTAATGGTATGTCCTACAGGAGCATTAAAATTTAATAAATAA
- a CDS encoding molybdopterin-containing oxidoreductase family protein: protein MYNKYNNLYLLLGKENVNMDSYRQLKAKIPCKETGIEIKRTLCDICSPGVHCGIDAYVKDGKVIKIEGTKEHPMNKGLLCTKGLCNREYIYREDRIKTPLKRIGKRGEGKFKPISWDEAYREIAEKLNRVKSEYGAKHVAFFTGYGKWYRPFLQRFASSFGSPNYGTESSSCSTSAQMAGNVATGRNFTMQDMENAKTYLGWGFNPYYSKFLNSVNLIKLKEKGLKFIIVDPRITPTTQKLADLHLRIKPGTDGALALGMANLFIQKNLIDREYIEKYVHGFNEYKEYVKLFDLDTVSRITGVSKDNIVKAVEMLSQGPFCINESAAPIVHHQNGFQNYRAMMSLSAITGNYDRIGGNIPKQDYFAGKIGGFQTLEKEFVKEVLPKNINERIGGERFPLWNEMVTQFQAMDLPRQIEEKTPYEIRALFCHGINARMFPNSGRLFKALNSVDFFVNIDLFMTDTSKYADILLPACTSFEREECKSYPGGYITYTKKVIDKLYDSKSDVEILSDLANAMNIDDDLLKAGYEASVRHMFKNTCVDVDKLKESDLPLKCKDFKPYIVGSYTREGYDTSTSRFELKSTIIEKYKDFGLDALPTYRGFNDNIDDEYTHLLTSGARISNALHSRLHDIKLSRILKNEASCDISSLDAKELGVISGDYIKITTKIGSLDVKVNVTDRVLYKNIHMYHGYREADINSIICDNFDPYSGFPAYRSCKCKIEKMNR, encoded by the coding sequence ATGTATAATAAGTATAATAATTTGTATTTATTATTGGGAAAGGAAAATGTTAATATGGATAGTTATAGACAACTTAAAGCTAAAATACCCTGTAAGGAAACAGGTATAGAAATAAAGAGGACTTTATGTGATATTTGTTCTCCAGGAGTACATTGTGGAATTGATGCATATGTTAAAGATGGTAAAGTAATAAAAATAGAAGGTACAAAAGAACATCCAATGAATAAAGGGTTGTTATGTACCAAAGGTCTTTGCAATAGAGAATATATCTATAGAGAAGATAGAATAAAAACACCTCTAAAAAGAATTGGAAAAAGAGGTGAAGGAAAATTTAAACCAATATCATGGGATGAAGCTTATAGAGAAATAGCAGAAAAATTAAATAGAGTAAAATCTGAGTATGGAGCAAAGCATGTAGCTTTTTTTACGGGTTATGGAAAGTGGTATAGACCTTTTTTACAAAGGTTTGCATCTTCATTTGGTTCACCTAATTATGGTACAGAATCTAGTTCATGTTCAACATCAGCACAGATGGCTGGAAATGTTGCTACTGGAAGAAACTTTACAATGCAAGATATGGAGAATGCAAAAACTTATTTAGGGTGGGGATTTAATCCATACTACTCTAAATTTTTAAATAGTGTGAATCTAATAAAATTAAAAGAAAAAGGTCTAAAATTTATAATTGTAGACCCTAGAATAACACCGACAACTCAAAAACTAGCAGATTTACATTTAAGAATTAAACCTGGAACTGATGGAGCTTTAGCTCTTGGAATGGCGAATCTATTTATACAAAAGAATTTAATAGATAGAGAATACATAGAAAAGTATGTACATGGATTTAATGAATATAAAGAATATGTAAAATTATTTGATTTAGATACTGTAAGTAGAATTACAGGAGTTTCTAAAGATAATATAGTAAAAGCTGTCGAGATGTTGTCACAAGGTCCATTTTGTATAAATGAAAGTGCAGCTCCAATAGTTCATCATCAAAATGGATTTCAAAACTATAGAGCAATGATGTCTTTATCCGCTATAACAGGTAATTATGATAGAATAGGTGGAAACATACCAAAACAAGATTACTTTGCTGGTAAGATAGGTGGATTCCAAACACTAGAAAAAGAGTTTGTAAAAGAAGTTCTACCTAAAAATATAAATGAAAGAATTGGTGGAGAAAGATTTCCTCTATGGAATGAAATGGTGACTCAATTTCAAGCTATGGATTTACCTAGGCAAATAGAAGAAAAGACACCATATGAAATAAGAGCTTTGTTTTGTCATGGGATAAATGCTAGAATGTTTCCTAATTCAGGGAGACTTTTTAAAGCGTTGAATAGTGTAGATTTTTTTGTGAATATAGATTTATTTATGACAGATACATCAAAATATGCAGATATACTTTTACCTGCATGTACATCATTTGAGAGAGAAGAATGTAAGAGTTATCCAGGAGGGTATATTACATATACCAAAAAAGTTATTGATAAATTATACGATTCAAAATCAGATGTAGAAATACTTTCAGATTTAGCAAATGCTATGAATATAGATGATGATTTATTAAAAGCAGGTTATGAAGCAAGTGTAAGACATATGTTTAAAAATACATGTGTAGATGTAGATAAACTTAAAGAAAGTGATTTACCATTAAAATGTAAAGATTTTAAGCCATATATAGTAGGTTCATATACAAGAGAAGGGTATGATACTAGCACTTCTAGGTTTGAATTAAAATCTACAATTATTGAAAAATATAAAGATTTTGGGCTGGATGCACTACCAACATATAGAGGATTTAATGATAATATAGATGATGAATATACTCATTTATTGACATCAGGAGCAAGAATTTCAAATGCACTACATTCAAGACTTCATGACATCAAACTTTCAAGAATATTAAAAAATGAAGCTAGTTGTGATATTTCTAGCTTAGATGCAAAAGAATTGGGTGTTATCAGTGGAGATTATATAAAAATAACTACTAAGATAGGAAGTTTGGATGTAAAAGTCAATGTTACTGATAGAGTCTTATATAAGAATATACATATGTATCATGGATATAGAGAAGCTGATATAAATAGTATTATTTGTGATAATTTTGACCCTTATAGTGGATTCCCTGCGTATAGAAGTTGTAAGTGTAAGATTGAAAAAATGAATAGATAA